TAACGCACGCGCGATTTCAGTGCGGCGTCGTTCGCCGCCCGAAAGTGCGTAACCCGGCGAGCGCCGACGGTCTTGTAAATCGAATTCGACAAGCAACTCTTCACAACGCGTGTCCTGCGCCCTGCGCGAAATCGGCATCAATTCCAAAATGGCCCGCAGATTATCTTCAACCGAAAGCTTGTGAAAAATGCTCTTGTCCTGCGCCAGATAACCGATTCCGGCCCGTGCCCGCTTGTGCATTGGCCAGCGCGTAATCTTGGTTTCGCCAAGCGTTACTTCGCCACCGTCAGGCTGCACCAATCCCATAATCATGTAGAACGAAGTGGTTTTGCCCGCGCCGTTTGGCCCAAGAAGCCCTACGACTTCGCCGCGCCTCACATCGATAGCAACGCCATCGACAACGGCGCGTTCGCCGTAGCGCTTTTTCAAGTTCGCAGCCGAAATTGATTGCGGCCCGTCATGTGTTGTCATAAAGAAAGTACGGTCGATTTCGACCGTACCCGGAATTACAAGCCGAGATTAAACTGCGGCGCGTTGATGACTGAAGGCTGACCCGAGAAATCGAGAGCGAAATCGGCGGGCGTTGTACCCGACGCCGGGACAAAGGTCACAACCGCGCGGTCGCCCGTAAATGGATAACGCGCGCGGGTTTTGTCGGGTTGCAACAGTTCGTACCAACCTTTAACATTGCCCTCAAACGTCAGCGTGTTATCGGCGCGCCTGACGACGGCGGTGTCCGACGAGACTTCCAGCCGAACCGGCGTGCCCAACGAATTCGTCGAGGCAGGAGCAGTTGCCGAAGGCGTCGGCTGTGGCAAATCGGCCTTGAGCGTGGTGCGCCCTGACGTGGTGAGCGTTTCCAGCGCGCCCGCAGTGCTGCGCGCGACGGTAAATGCATTCGCCGTGACCTCGAAACGCCGTTCGCCCGTCGAAATCGCACGCGCACCGCCAGTGAACACGGCACTTCCGGCGCTCTCGTCAAAGTTGCCTTTTACCGCCGAAATCCTGACAGACCCAACACCGGCAAGCGTACCGTCGTTAGGAA
The Abditibacteriaceae bacterium DNA segment above includes these coding regions:
- the lptB gene encoding LPS export ABC transporter ATP-binding protein; its protein translation is MTTHDGPQSISAANLKKRYGERAVVDGVAIDVRRGEVVGLLGPNGAGKTTSFYMIMGLVQPDGGEVTLGETKITRWPMHKRARAGIGYLAQDKSIFHKLSVEDNLRAILELMPISRRAQDTRCEELLVEFDLQDRRRSPGYALSGGERRRTEIARALATSPHFLLLDEPFAGVDPINRQEIQQIVLRLKGKGIGILLTDHNEMATLDIIDRGYILCDGKVLVEGSAQTLLSDRTAREVYFGESFGRQ